From a region of the Sinorhizobium sp. B11 genome:
- a CDS encoding lipopolysaccharide biosynthesis protein, which yields MSSVSHRTATASIWTISGKFLARLLDFVSLLVLARLLSPADFGIVAIATSVLVIVEAILDLPLTQALVRIPSPSERMFATAFTLSLMRGTAISLLMIVVAWPMALFYNDPRLFPLVAVISIAPAMRSVISPRMVLFMQRFDFRREFALDLLAKGATLIFSVGVVLATDSYWGLAIGAVAGPTTSTIVSYIFAPMRPRLSLSEWKHFQDMVGWNTVSQVLNSLNWQMDRLMLPRFTSLSTYGAFSVADNLAGIPYQTFVGPLMRPLMAAFSNVSDRGQQITAYLKATNAIMVVAAPILLVIILLAEPIVRIVVGEKWIVAAPILQWLCIVSLIGLPTTIMPSLVMVLDKTRYVALRMFAEFAVRAPVTVVGVVMFGLEGALAARVIAAVVAYLVCLVIMQRLIGVSIGAQLYAFVRPLVACVPMVGFLLLVQPVLVAIPLGLELVVVVGFCSIGALALFWVFSLLLWQAVGRPDGLEAIIVRKIVPWRNGVVVS from the coding sequence GTGTCAAGCGTATCGCATAGAACGGCCACAGCAAGCATATGGACAATAAGCGGAAAATTCCTGGCACGACTGCTCGACTTCGTGAGCCTGCTCGTGCTTGCGAGACTTCTGAGCCCGGCGGATTTCGGGATCGTCGCCATCGCTACGTCGGTGCTCGTCATCGTCGAGGCGATTCTCGATCTTCCGCTCACCCAGGCGCTGGTACGCATTCCCTCGCCATCCGAGCGGATGTTTGCAACAGCTTTTACTTTGAGCCTCATGAGAGGAACGGCGATCAGCCTGTTGATGATCGTCGTCGCCTGGCCGATGGCTCTCTTCTACAATGATCCGCGGCTTTTTCCGCTGGTCGCCGTGATTTCGATAGCACCGGCGATGCGCAGCGTGATTAGCCCGCGCATGGTGCTCTTCATGCAGCGCTTCGACTTCCGGCGTGAATTCGCCCTCGATCTCCTTGCCAAGGGGGCGACCCTGATCTTCAGCGTCGGTGTCGTGCTTGCGACCGACAGTTACTGGGGGCTGGCGATTGGCGCCGTTGCCGGGCCGACGACGTCTACCATCGTCTCCTATATTTTCGCGCCGATGCGACCGAGGCTCAGCCTTTCGGAATGGAAGCATTTCCAGGACATGGTCGGCTGGAATACGGTTTCTCAGGTTCTCAACTCGCTCAACTGGCAGATGGACCGGCTGATGCTGCCGCGCTTTACGAGCCTTTCCACCTATGGCGCCTTCAGCGTCGCCGACAACCTCGCCGGTATCCCCTATCAGACGTTCGTCGGCCCGCTGATGCGTCCGCTGATGGCCGCCTTTTCGAATGTTAGCGACCGGGGTCAGCAGATCACCGCCTATTTGAAGGCCACAAATGCGATCATGGTCGTGGCGGCGCCCATCCTGCTCGTGATCATTCTTCTGGCTGAGCCGATCGTGCGTATCGTCGTCGGCGAGAAATGGATCGTTGCAGCGCCGATCCTGCAGTGGCTTTGCATCGTCAGCCTGATTGGCCTGCCGACCACTATCATGCCGTCGCTCGTCATGGTTCTCGACAAGACCCGCTATGTGGCGCTGCGGATGTTTGCCGAATTCGCAGTGAGAGCGCCGGTTACGGTGGTCGGTGTCGTGATGTTCGGGCTTGAAGGCGCCCTGGCGGCACGCGTCATCGCCGCCGTCGTCGCTTATCTCGTCTGCCTTGTCATCATGCAGCGGCTGATCGGCGTCTCGATCGGCGCGCAGCTTTACGCGTTCGTCCGTCCGCTTGTCGCCTGCGTGCCGATGGTCGGCTTTCTGCTTTTGGTCCAGCCAGTTCTCGTAGCCATACCGCTCGGCTTGGAACTCGTCGTCGTCGTCGGTTTCTGCAGCATTGGCGCACTGGCGCTCTTCTGGGTTTTCTCGCTGCTGCTGTGGCAGGCCGTCGGAAGGCCAGACGGGCTCGAAGCTATTATCGTCAGAAAGATCGTACCCTGGCGAAACGGAGTCGTCGTTTCATGA
- a CDS encoding glycosyltransferase — protein sequence MMAPTPQAAKLKVAVGIASAGRPATLLETVTYIEGLQPHPERIIVCVPNLDDAAGLANRKGVELMAGPRGLTCQRNRIIEAAGADMDVLIFLDDDFIPAPGYIPRMAAVFADNPDVVIATGDVLADGILGKGLTQSEAMHVIKTASERDEQVTEVYNAYGCNMAVRLAPILGHGLAFDEELPLYGWLEDVDFSRSIARYGRSVRISGACGVHLGVKSGRQPGKRLGYSQVANPVHLLRKGTMSMTRALAQIGRNILANARGTLLNDRAVDRRGRLNGNFLALSDLLMGRASPMRILELSQSSNREMSSPSIAAKRR from the coding sequence ATGATGGCTCCGACCCCACAAGCAGCGAAGCTTAAGGTCGCCGTCGGCATTGCCTCGGCCGGCCGGCCTGCGACGCTGTTGGAGACGGTAACCTATATTGAGGGTCTTCAGCCTCACCCGGAGCGCATCATCGTTTGCGTCCCCAACCTGGATGACGCTGCCGGACTTGCCAATCGAAAGGGCGTGGAATTGATGGCCGGCCCCCGTGGCCTGACCTGCCAACGCAACCGGATTATCGAAGCCGCCGGTGCGGACATGGATGTGCTGATCTTCCTCGACGACGACTTCATTCCGGCACCTGGCTACATTCCACGCATGGCGGCGGTCTTCGCCGACAACCCGGATGTGGTCATCGCGACCGGCGACGTACTGGCTGACGGCATTCTCGGCAAGGGGCTGACCCAGTCCGAAGCCATGCATGTCATCAAGACCGCAAGCGAAAGAGACGAGCAGGTGACTGAAGTCTATAACGCCTACGGATGCAACATGGCGGTTCGGCTGGCGCCAATTCTCGGTCACGGGCTCGCTTTCGATGAAGAATTGCCGCTCTATGGCTGGCTGGAGGATGTCGATTTCAGCCGGTCGATAGCGCGCTACGGACGGTCAGTGCGTATTTCAGGCGCTTGCGGCGTACATCTCGGCGTCAAGTCCGGACGCCAGCCCGGCAAGAGGCTCGGCTATTCGCAAGTCGCAAATCCCGTGCATCTGCTGCGCAAGGGCACGATGTCCATGACCCGTGCTCTGGCGCAGATCGGCCGCAATATCCTGGCCAACGCCCGCGGCACCCTGCTCAATGATCGCGCAGTCGACCGTCGTGGCCGACTGAACGGCAATTTCCTGGCTTTGTCCGACCTTCTGATGGGACGCGCATCACCCATGCGCATCCTCGAACTCAGCCAGTCCTCAAATCGCGAGATGTCTTCGCCATCCATCGCGGCAAAACGGAGGTAA
- a CDS encoding Crp/Fnr family transcriptional regulator, whose amino-acid sequence MRMDGATQTRDYRVAVGKAAISIVPDTSLNNRISSDDDFPFCRATVRNFRRGELIAGAGVFVDMFARVQRGLVSASTMLPDGREFIVEIIPRGGLIGELEVLRKQMLNLEYRASSDCELYFFEGRLLRERYATDPQFQEKVFSRTLARVSELERRIISNAGSSLQSRLAAMLLRLSSVYGKDTPANRDVLIISQNDLAATLPASREKVNQCLRRLRECKVIDGAQGRIRILNRKALEAYADGAALAK is encoded by the coding sequence ATGCGCATGGACGGAGCTACACAAACGAGAGACTATAGAGTCGCTGTGGGCAAAGCGGCTATTAGCATTGTTCCGGATACATCTCTGAACAATCGCATCTCAAGTGACGACGACTTCCCGTTCTGCCGCGCGACTGTACGCAACTTCCGTCGCGGCGAACTTATTGCTGGCGCTGGAGTCTTTGTGGACATGTTCGCTCGCGTGCAGCGCGGGCTGGTCAGTGCCAGTACGATGCTGCCGGATGGCAGGGAGTTCATTGTCGAGATCATTCCGAGGGGAGGTCTGATCGGCGAACTCGAAGTATTACGTAAGCAAATGCTGAATTTGGAGTATAGAGCCAGTTCGGATTGCGAGCTATACTTCTTCGAAGGTCGGTTGCTGCGCGAAAGGTACGCCACCGATCCGCAGTTTCAGGAGAAGGTTTTCTCGAGAACGCTTGCGCGTGTTTCCGAGCTTGAGCGCCGCATCATTTCGAACGCCGGATCCAGCCTGCAGTCGCGGCTGGCGGCGATGTTGCTGCGGTTATCTTCGGTCTACGGAAAGGATACGCCAGCCAACCGGGACGTGCTGATAATTTCGCAGAACGATCTGGCGGCGACGCTTCCGGCTTCTCGTGAAAAAGTCAACCAGTGCTTGCGGCGCCTTCGTGAATGCAAGGTGATCGACGGAGCCCAGGGCAGGATCCGTATCCTCAACCGCAAGGCGCTGGAAGCCTATGCCGACGGTGCAGCGTTGGCCAAATGA
- a CDS encoding sugar transporter: protein MVFLALAGAYLFIAKPTYVASTQLMVFPQVNGSDAQRAFAEDAFIDAQLEIAKSSDVLGGAASALNLANDPAFSNQTLSLQDKVKDWLTGNLDAAQPRTAQGDATSGNAQPASANQEEAGIDRAIARLRNIVAMRRIGQSTILEISASASSPQKAVEIADAVAQQYIRKNVQMKAAAAQQYSEWLEQFVNEQQRGLADAASALATFKANPRDQFKLAELQSATDARRTLFENTLTQYTEAKQRISYPVSDATIVSRATSPLSKAQPNNSLILAFALVVGAGSGLGLAMIRHVSDRRIMRTQQLSHATGLSFVTPLGRAKRTSRAAALSTSNDSGTVAYPMIPGMAELGATVTGFRRRRRVVIGIVAVNPGGGASTIACELAVLSAISGSRTLLIDAAATKSSLSKSIAPNSSAGLIDVLDNVEAIRTATLSLTPTLKFLPLGKVRAVTPAVRLSSRRTQLNFNDLKKEFDAIFVDISAFTSSPDANALAPELDGVLVVTSYGRTSIDETVRVIDSMRNVGAEILGAIVNNTPSSVQI from the coding sequence GTGGTCTTCCTTGCCCTCGCTGGCGCCTATCTCTTCATCGCCAAACCGACCTATGTGGCCAGTACCCAGCTGATGGTCTTCCCGCAGGTGAACGGTTCAGACGCCCAAAGAGCCTTCGCCGAAGACGCCTTCATCGATGCACAGCTTGAAATAGCAAAGTCGAGCGATGTCCTTGGCGGGGCCGCCAGCGCGCTGAACCTTGCCAACGATCCGGCCTTCTCCAATCAGACCCTTTCCCTGCAGGATAAGGTCAAGGACTGGCTGACCGGCAATCTCGACGCCGCTCAGCCCCGGACTGCACAGGGAGATGCGACCTCGGGCAATGCCCAGCCTGCCAGTGCAAACCAGGAAGAGGCGGGAATCGACCGGGCGATCGCTCGTCTGCGCAACATAGTTGCGATGCGCCGCATCGGTCAGTCGACTATCCTCGAAATATCCGCTTCCGCATCCAGCCCGCAAAAAGCGGTCGAGATCGCCGATGCGGTTGCGCAGCAATATATCCGCAAGAATGTGCAGATGAAGGCCGCTGCCGCCCAGCAATACAGTGAATGGCTAGAGCAGTTCGTCAACGAGCAGCAGCGTGGGCTCGCCGATGCCGCGAGCGCGCTCGCAACCTTCAAGGCCAATCCGCGCGACCAGTTCAAGCTCGCTGAATTGCAGAGCGCGACCGACGCCCGGCGCACCCTCTTCGAAAACACCCTTACGCAGTATACCGAGGCCAAGCAGCGCATCTCCTATCCGGTTTCCGACGCGACCATCGTTTCGCGGGCGACCTCGCCACTCTCCAAGGCGCAGCCGAACAATTCGCTGATCCTTGCCTTCGCGCTGGTGGTTGGCGCCGGTTCCGGCCTCGGCCTCGCCATGATCCGCCATGTCAGCGACCGGCGCATCATGCGCACCCAGCAGCTCTCGCATGCGACGGGCCTGTCTTTCGTTACACCTCTCGGACGCGCAAAGAGGACGAGCCGCGCGGCGGCGCTGTCTACGTCCAACGACAGCGGCACCGTCGCCTATCCGATGATCCCCGGAATGGCCGAGCTTGGGGCGACTGTCACCGGCTTCCGCCGCAGACGGCGCGTGGTAATCGGTATCGTGGCCGTCAATCCGGGCGGCGGCGCATCCACCATTGCCTGCGAGCTCGCCGTGCTCTCGGCAATATCGGGTTCGCGCACCCTGCTGATCGATGCCGCGGCGACAAAGTCTTCCCTCAGCAAGTCCATTGCGCCGAACAGTTCGGCCGGCCTGATCGACGTGCTCGACAATGTCGAGGCGATCCGCACCGCTACCCTGTCGCTGACGCCGACATTAAAATTCTTGCCTCTCGGCAAGGTCCGTGCCGTGACGCCCGCCGTCCGTCTGAGCTCGCGTCGCACCCAGCTCAACTTCAACGATCTGAAAAAGGAATTCGACGCCATATTTGTCGATATCTCCGCCTTCACCTCGTCGCCGGACGCAAACGCGCTCGCTCCGGAGTTGGACGGTGTTCTCGTTGTAACCTCTTACGGCCGCACGTCGATTGACGAGACGGTTCGCGTCATCGACAGCATGCGCAATGTCGGTGCGGAAATCCTCGGTGCGATCGTCAACAACACACCATCGAGTGTTCAGATATGA
- a CDS encoding sugar transferase — translation MTWEAQSIEVRESWPNVDQSGPNNNPRRVSRPHVVGKASKRAVDIVLAAAALVLLSPLMLIAALIVKLSDQGPVFYSHTRIGYGGAAFGCLKFRTMKTDAAERLAELLRANPSARAEWETTRKLKNDPRITAVGEILRKSSIDELPQLINILRGEMSIVGPRPVTAEELARYGEHVTSYMAARPGLTGQWQTSGRNDVSYEHRVALDVQYVRHWSLARDFIIIAKTVPALFSQRGCY, via the coding sequence ATGACTTGGGAAGCACAGAGTATTGAAGTTCGTGAATCCTGGCCGAACGTTGACCAGTCCGGGCCGAATAACAATCCTCGCAGAGTATCGCGGCCTCATGTGGTCGGCAAAGCATCCAAGCGGGCGGTTGATATCGTATTGGCAGCCGCTGCTCTGGTTTTGCTGTCGCCTCTGATGCTCATCGCGGCACTCATCGTAAAGTTGAGTGACCAGGGGCCAGTCTTCTATTCGCATACGCGTATCGGATATGGGGGCGCCGCCTTTGGCTGTCTCAAGTTCCGCACCATGAAGACCGATGCCGCCGAGAGGCTCGCCGAACTGCTGCGCGCCAACCCATCAGCGCGGGCCGAGTGGGAAACGACACGGAAGCTAAAGAACGATCCGCGCATCACCGCTGTCGGCGAAATCCTGAGGAAGTCCAGCATCGATGAGCTTCCGCAGCTCATCAATATCTTGCGGGGCGAAATGAGTATCGTGGGCCCGCGGCCGGTGACGGCAGAAGAACTCGCCCGCTACGGCGAGCATGTCACGAGCTATATGGCCGCAAGGCCAGGCCTGACGGGACAATGGCAGACCAGCGGCCGCAACGATGTGAGCTATGAGCACCGCGTCGCGCTCGATGTCCAATATGTCCGTCATTGGTCGCTCGCGCGCGATTTCATCATCATCGCAAAGACCGTTCCCGCCCTGTTCTCGCAGCGCGGCTGCTACTGA
- a CDS encoding glycosyltransferase has product MNDIGELRPDENGPAVSTLRWPASGRYAKIWRDGIAARPALDRVVVIDDYSTARGGATALAVLSAKLFRGLGLAVTYICGDDGASEELASLDVSVVKLNSRDLLSANRVKAFATGIHNPAAASMISAWVRANDTPRTAYHVHGWHQILSPAVFDALAPVAGRCVVHAHDFFTGCPNGAFFDYQAQEICQRRPLGASCIATSCDKRSYAQKLWRTARGANLFRALRSRPAFGRIILLHEKMAEFLEGSGYQPERLITIRNPIAPLTAERVAAEDNDEFVFIGRLDEEKGIEDALAAAGRAGARLCVIGDGPLMPDVVAAGDHVRAMGWQSHAEIGRIIRTASALVMPSRYPEPFGLVAIEAARSGLPVIMTKGAFLAEEMERAGMAISCNTMDEEAFAATLTTFRHMPKEDVRLMSERAFRLSPNLATTHEEWRDALLAQYRSLIPTHVVPEPKGEAIVQGAFR; this is encoded by the coding sequence ATGAACGACATCGGCGAACTGCGTCCTGATGAGAATGGGCCCGCCGTTTCGACGTTGCGGTGGCCGGCTTCCGGACGCTACGCGAAAATATGGAGAGACGGCATCGCCGCCCGCCCGGCGCTCGACCGCGTGGTCGTCATCGACGACTATTCGACGGCGAGGGGTGGGGCGACTGCACTTGCGGTACTCTCAGCGAAGCTCTTCCGCGGACTGGGCCTTGCCGTCACCTACATCTGCGGTGATGACGGCGCCAGTGAAGAGCTTGCGTCTCTCGACGTTTCTGTCGTCAAGCTCAATAGTCGCGACCTCTTGAGCGCCAATCGAGTGAAGGCCTTCGCGACCGGCATTCACAATCCTGCCGCCGCCAGCATGATTTCCGCCTGGGTGCGCGCCAATGATACGCCGAGGACGGCCTATCATGTCCACGGCTGGCATCAGATCCTGTCGCCGGCCGTCTTCGACGCGCTTGCGCCCGTTGCCGGCCGATGCGTCGTTCACGCACATGACTTTTTCACCGGTTGCCCGAACGGGGCGTTTTTTGATTATCAGGCGCAAGAGATCTGCCAGCGGCGTCCTCTTGGAGCGAGTTGTATTGCCACATCCTGCGACAAGCGCAGCTATGCGCAGAAACTGTGGCGGACGGCCCGCGGCGCCAATCTCTTCCGTGCCCTGAGAAGCCGTCCCGCCTTCGGCCGAATCATCCTGCTCCATGAAAAGATGGCCGAGTTCCTTGAGGGCTCCGGTTACCAGCCGGAACGGCTCATCACCATCCGCAATCCGATCGCGCCGCTGACGGCCGAGCGTGTCGCAGCCGAGGACAATGACGAGTTCGTCTTCATCGGCCGGCTGGATGAGGAAAAGGGTATCGAAGACGCGCTTGCCGCAGCGGGCAGGGCCGGAGCAAGGCTTTGTGTGATCGGCGATGGGCCACTGATGCCTGATGTCGTGGCGGCCGGCGATCATGTCCGGGCCATGGGCTGGCAGTCGCATGCCGAGATCGGTCGGATCATCCGCACCGCAAGCGCGCTCGTGATGCCGTCCCGCTATCCGGAGCCGTTCGGCCTCGTGGCAATCGAGGCGGCACGCAGCGGCCTTCCCGTCATCATGACCAAGGGCGCCTTCCTTGCCGAGGAGATGGAGAGGGCCGGAATGGCGATCTCCTGCAACACGATGGACGAGGAAGCATTTGCCGCAACGCTGACGACCTTCCGGCACATGCCGAAGGAGGATGTTCGCCTCATGAGCGAGCGCGCCTTCCGGCTGTCGCCCAATCTGGCAACAACGCACGAAGAATGGCGCGATGCTCTTCTCGCGCAATACCGCAGTCTGATTCCGACACATGTAGTGCCCGAGCCGAAGGGCGAGGCAATTGTACAAGGAGCGTTCAGGTGA
- a CDS encoding glycoside hydrolase family 16 protein, producing MRHSKFAGRFALLIIIGLFGPPGPRPSEAEEPLNLDDFQLTFAEDFNTLDVSAWGEKGSRWIAHTPWNGDFGDAQFTDPMDGFPFAVNDGILRIEARKDADGKWRSGLLASTNPKGEGFSQTFGYFEARMKLPPGKGVWPAFWLIGLDRSKFTSEIDVIEYYGRAPGEFSMGYHVWRPSNQHTTDGHLTNVPEGSLSSDYHTFGVDIGPQKSTFYLDRQPLWSFDTPPEFDMPFYPLVNLALGSGWPIDETPNPSYLLVDYIHVYQRKNLISAKND from the coding sequence ATGCGTCACTCGAAATTTGCCGGAAGATTTGCACTTCTGATCATTATCGGCCTTTTCGGTCCGCCAGGCCCCCGGCCCAGCGAAGCGGAAGAACCGCTCAATCTCGACGATTTCCAGCTAACCTTCGCCGAAGACTTCAACACGCTTGACGTTTCGGCCTGGGGCGAGAAGGGATCGCGGTGGATTGCCCACACCCCATGGAATGGTGACTTCGGCGATGCACAGTTTACCGACCCGATGGACGGTTTCCCTTTTGCGGTCAATGACGGCATCCTGCGCATCGAGGCCCGGAAGGATGCGGATGGCAAGTGGCGCTCCGGCCTGCTTGCGTCGACCAATCCGAAGGGTGAGGGCTTTTCGCAGACGTTCGGTTATTTTGAAGCGCGCATGAAGCTACCGCCCGGCAAGGGCGTCTGGCCGGCTTTCTGGCTGATCGGCCTCGACCGGTCCAAATTTACCTCTGAAATCGACGTGATCGAATATTATGGTCGCGCGCCCGGCGAGTTCAGCATGGGTTATCATGTCTGGCGCCCAAGCAACCAGCACACGACGGACGGTCATCTGACAAATGTGCCTGAAGGCTCGCTCAGCAGCGACTACCATACGTTTGGCGTCGATATCGGTCCGCAGAAATCGACCTTCTATCTGGATCGTCAACCGTTGTGGAGCTTCGATACGCCGCCGGAATTCGATATGCCGTTCTACCCGCTGGTCAATCTTGCGCTCGGATCGGGCTGGCCGATCGATGAAACGCCGAACCCATCCTATCTGCTGGTCGACTATATCCATGTCTATCAGCGCAAGAACCTGATTTCGGCCAAAAACGATTAG
- a CDS encoding LysR family transcriptional regulator → METRFLDTFLLVAELGSLAEASRRLGITPAAVAQRMQALEDDVGVPLLTRVGRRVRPTDTGHAIIEKSRRILAEVRDLRSLANADLPSGELRLGAITTALTGLLPSALHDVFASMPLVEVFLLPGPSTDLYQRLIDRDIDAAIIVKPPFSIPKTLEWELLRAERLVLVAPADCQGKNPHELLKTRPFIRYDRNNWGGRLADEYLQRQDLKPAERLELDSLEAISVMVANGLGVSLVPDWARPWPEGLNLAVLELPVPFPPREVGMLWPRSSPSRRLTGIVLDALKRSQTAIGP, encoded by the coding sequence ATGGAGACGCGGTTTCTCGATACATTTCTACTGGTTGCCGAGCTTGGGTCACTGGCCGAGGCCTCCCGCCGCCTCGGCATTACGCCTGCCGCGGTGGCCCAACGCATGCAGGCACTGGAAGACGATGTCGGCGTGCCGCTGCTGACCCGCGTCGGCCGCCGTGTCCGCCCGACCGATACCGGTCACGCCATTATCGAAAAGAGCCGCAGGATCCTTGCCGAGGTGCGAGATCTGCGCAGCCTCGCCAATGCCGACCTGCCCTCCGGCGAGCTTCGCCTCGGCGCCATCACCACCGCGCTGACCGGACTGCTGCCATCAGCCCTGCACGACGTCTTCGCCAGCATGCCGCTTGTCGAGGTCTTCCTGTTGCCAGGCCCGTCGACCGATCTCTACCAGCGGCTGATAGATCGGGATATCGACGCGGCAATCATTGTAAAACCACCTTTTTCGATACCGAAAACATTGGAATGGGAGCTACTGCGGGCCGAACGTCTGGTTCTCGTGGCCCCCGCCGATTGCCAGGGCAAGAACCCGCACGAACTCCTGAAGACCCGCCCCTTCATCCGCTACGACCGGAACAACTGGGGCGGCCGCCTTGCCGACGAATATCTTCAAAGACAGGATTTGAAGCCGGCTGAACGTCTGGAACTCGATTCCCTCGAAGCAATCTCAGTCATGGTCGCCAACGGGCTCGGCGTCTCGCTGGTGCCGGACTGGGCAAGGCCCTGGCCGGAAGGCCTCAACCTCGCCGTCCTCGAACTGCCCGTACCCTTTCCACCGCGAGAGGTCGGAATGCTCTGGCCGCGCAGTTCCCCGTCGCGTCGGCTGACGGGCATCGTACTCGACGCGCTCAAGCGCTCGCAGACCGCCATCGGGCCCTAA
- a CDS encoding glycosyltransferase: MTVKAASSLPETMAFRGDAPVVARSRAVEAGGRADAKPLRVAIVHYWLVSMRGGEKVVEELCRMFPQADIFTLVYNPERTSDFLNSRNIHTSFLQKIPRSTRHYTKMLPLMPFALEHFDLQDYDLVISSESGPAKGIITRADALHICYCHSPMRYIWDQFHLYRRGVSWIGKAMMSLTAPVLRAWDVTTAARVDTFVANSSYVAGRIRRFYDRDAVVIYPPVATDDFVIGQGKGEFYLYAGQLTAYKRPDIAVKACTEMGRNLIVIGEGEQEAYLRSIAGPTVQFLGHQPFSALRDHLSRCRALLFPGIEDFGILPVEAMASGRPVLAFDAGGARETVCAPHVGFRFAEQSVEALMETIAAFEAVEDALDPAAIHNHALKFSAAVFRDRLGSLIDEQLVRHGYQAASPVRKKVS, encoded by the coding sequence GTGACTGTCAAAGCAGCAAGCTCTCTCCCCGAAACAATGGCATTCCGTGGCGATGCGCCCGTCGTGGCAAGAAGCCGGGCGGTCGAAGCCGGCGGCAGGGCCGATGCGAAACCGCTTCGCGTCGCGATCGTCCACTATTGGCTGGTATCGATGCGCGGCGGAGAGAAGGTGGTCGAAGAACTGTGCCGCATGTTCCCGCAGGCGGACATATTCACGCTGGTGTACAATCCCGAACGCACCAGTGATTTCCTGAACAGCCGCAACATCCATACGTCCTTCCTGCAGAAGATTCCGCGTTCGACGCGTCACTACACGAAGATGCTGCCGCTCATGCCGTTTGCGCTCGAGCATTTTGACCTTCAGGACTATGATCTTGTCATTTCAAGCGAATCCGGTCCCGCCAAGGGTATCATCACGCGGGCGGATGCGCTTCACATCTGCTATTGCCATTCGCCGATGCGCTATATCTGGGACCAGTTTCACCTGTACCGGCGCGGCGTTTCCTGGATCGGCAAGGCAATGATGTCGCTTACGGCTCCGGTGCTGCGTGCCTGGGATGTGACGACCGCCGCGCGCGTCGATACGTTCGTTGCGAATTCCAGCTATGTCGCGGGCCGTATCCGCCGCTTCTACGACCGCGATGCCGTCGTCATCTATCCACCGGTTGCGACCGACGATTTCGTCATCGGGCAGGGCAAGGGCGAGTTCTATCTCTATGCGGGCCAGCTCACTGCCTACAAGCGGCCGGATATTGCCGTGAAGGCCTGCACCGAAATGGGCCGCAACCTGATCGTGATCGGGGAGGGAGAGCAGGAAGCCTATCTGAGATCGATCGCTGGACCGACGGTGCAGTTTCTCGGCCATCAGCCATTCTCGGCTCTGCGTGATCATTTGTCGCGCTGCCGTGCACTGCTTTTCCCCGGCATCGAAGACTTCGGCATTCTGCCGGTGGAGGCAATGGCGTCCGGCCGGCCGGTTCTGGCATTTGATGCCGGCGGCGCACGCGAGACCGTCTGCGCGCCGCATGTCGGTTTCCGCTTTGCCGAGCAAAGCGTGGAAGCACTGATGGAAACGATAGCAGCGTTCGAAGCGGTCGAGGATGCGCTCGATCCGGCGGCGATCCATAACCACGCCCTGAAATTCTCCGCAGCGGTTTTCCGCGACCGCCTCGGCTCGCTTATCGACGAGCAACTCGTCAGGCATGGCTATCAGGCCGCAAGTCCCGTCAGGAAGAAAGTAAGCTGA